In Nicotiana tabacum cultivar K326 chromosome 21, ASM71507v2, whole genome shotgun sequence, one DNA window encodes the following:
- the LOC107773058 gene encoding ribonuclease 3-like protein 2: MQSPESCAIMSCPTTLIADEDEEVADMETSVKAVEEILNYKFNKPKLLEEALTHSSCIDSVSYQRLEFVGDAALGLAITNYVYLAYPELDQGQLSLLRAANISTEKLARVAVRHGLYKYVRHNATALDGKVKEFVVTVEQEEQAEFHGGAMKAPKVLADIVESVAAAVYVDCGFDLKNLWLIFRGLLEPIITVDLLEEQPQPVTMLYELCQKDGKQVDIKHWRKGERDIASIYVDGQFITSASSENKENAKLHAAKAALQKLAYKSTGKTNTEVEPNTEIDGAKQKLHELCGRKKWPIPTYRIEKQIGPAHDRRFICSVQVPIAEGLLFVKGEEKSRVKDAENSAASAMIWGLQGS; the protein is encoded by the exons ATGCAGTCGCCGGAATCTTGCGCCATAATGAGTTGCCCAACTACTCTAATAGCCGACGAAGATGAAGAGGTGGCAGATATGGAGACATCTGTTAAGGCAGTGGAGGAAATCTTGAACTACAAATtcaataaaccaaaacttctTGAAGAAGCCCTTACGCACTCTTCTTGCATTGATTCTGTTTCTTATCAGCGCCTTGAGTTCGTGGGTGACGCTGCTCTTGGCTTAGCAATCACCAATTATGTTTATTTGGCATACCCAGAACTTGACCAAGGTCAACTCTCTCTCCTCCGTGCCGCTAACATCAGCACTGAGAAACTTGCTAGAGTTGCCGTTCGCCACGGTCTCTATAAATATGTCCGCCACAATGCTACCGCCCTTGATGGAAAG GTGAAGGAATTCGTAGTAACAGTGGAACAGGAGGAGCAAGCCGAGTTCCATGGAGGAGCAATGAAGGCGCCGAAGGTTCTTGCTGACATTGTGGAGTCAGTGGCGGCAGCTGTATATGTGGATTGTGGCTTTGATCTGAAGAATCTCTGGCTG ATATTTAGAGGCCTCCTCGAGCCTATTATCACGGTAGACTTGTTGGAAGAACAACCGCAGCCTGTAACCATGCTGTATGAGCTTTGCCAGAAGGACGGAAAACAAGTCGATATAAAGCATTGGAGAAAAGGAGAGAGAGACATAGCTAGTATTTATGTCGATGGTCAATTTATTACCTCAGCTTCTTCGGAGAACAAAGAAAATGCTAAACTTCACGCTGCAAAGGCTGCACTCCAAAAGTTAGCTTATAAATCTACTGGTAAGACGAATACTGAAGTTGAACCAAATACAGAGATTGATGGAGCAAAGCAGAAGCTGCATGAGCTATGTGGAAGAAAGAAATGGCCCATACCGACTTACAG AATAGAGAAACAGATAGGTCCCGCTCATGATAGGAGGTTTATATGTTCTGTGCAAGTTCCAATTGCTGAAGGCTTGCTTTTTGTGAAGGGAGAGGAGAAGTCGCGAGTAAAAGATGCAGAGAATTCTGCAGCTTCAGCGATGATTTGGGGTCTGCAAGGCTCTTAA